Proteins encoded together in one Maricaulis maris window:
- a CDS encoding NAD(P)-dependent oxidoreductase has protein sequence MLRFVDIDQTYPEKRSEGERRQDFKEIYRGFSTGAAAEQASRCSQCGVPFCQSGCPLQNNIPDWLMLAGEDRLREAYDASAATSTMPEICGRICPQDRLCEGSCVVEKSKHGAVTIGAVEQYITDTAWKEGWVEPLHVGPERGQSVGIIGSGPAGLAAAERLRESGFSVTVYERADRAGGLLMYGIPGFKLEKTVVQRRLDRLEQGGVVFRLNFEVGRDASLDAIRAEHHAVLLATGVYQARQLTCPGSGDGVLPALDFLTRSNRDDLGDPAANDTVLDARGKRVVVVGGGDTAMDCVRTAIRQGATSVTCLYRRDRANMPGSAREVKHAEEEGVVFEWLSAPLAVLTQGDGISAVRVQGMRLGAPDRSGRRAPEADPGKTWDIGADMVISALGFTPEDLPVLFESPDLSVHRDGRVEVDRATRMASLDGVFVAGDLHRGASLVVWAIKDGLDAARSIESYLDNRMRVLGAAE, from the coding sequence TTGCTCAGATTTGTGGACATCGACCAGACCTATCCGGAAAAGCGCTCCGAGGGCGAACGGCGTCAGGATTTCAAGGAAATCTATCGCGGTTTCTCGACCGGGGCGGCTGCCGAGCAGGCCTCGCGCTGTTCACAATGCGGTGTCCCCTTCTGCCAGTCCGGCTGTCCGCTGCAGAACAATATTCCCGATTGGCTGATGCTGGCCGGCGAGGATCGTCTGAGGGAGGCCTATGACGCCTCGGCGGCGACCTCGACCATGCCGGAAATCTGTGGCCGCATCTGCCCGCAGGACCGCCTGTGCGAAGGCAGCTGCGTGGTCGAAAAGTCAAAGCACGGGGCTGTCACCATCGGCGCCGTCGAGCAATATATCACCGATACGGCGTGGAAAGAGGGCTGGGTCGAGCCGCTCCATGTTGGTCCGGAGCGCGGCCAGAGTGTCGGTATCATCGGGTCGGGCCCGGCCGGTCTGGCCGCTGCCGAGCGCCTGCGTGAGAGCGGGTTTTCGGTCACCGTCTATGAGCGCGCCGACCGCGCGGGCGGTCTCCTGATGTACGGTATTCCCGGCTTCAAGCTGGAAAAGACGGTGGTCCAGCGCCGGCTCGACCGGCTCGAGCAGGGCGGGGTCGTGTTCAGGCTGAATTTCGAGGTCGGCCGCGATGCCAGCCTCGATGCGATCCGGGCCGAGCACCATGCCGTCCTGCTCGCGACCGGTGTCTATCAGGCCCGCCAGCTGACCTGTCCGGGCAGCGGCGATGGTGTCCTGCCGGCTCTTGATTTCCTGACCCGCTCGAACCGCGATGACCTGGGCGATCCGGCGGCCAATGACACGGTCCTCGACGCCAGGGGCAAGCGGGTCGTCGTGGTTGGTGGCGGCGATACCGCGATGGACTGCGTCCGCACGGCGATCCGCCAGGGCGCGACCTCGGTCACCTGTCTCTACCGCCGCGACCGCGCCAACATGCCGGGCTCGGCCCGCGAAGTGAAGCATGCCGAGGAGGAGGGGGTCGTCTTCGAATGGCTCTCCGCCCCGCTCGCCGTGCTGACCCAGGGCGACGGGATCTCGGCGGTGCGGGTCCAGGGCATGCGCCTGGGCGCACCCGACCGGTCCGGGCGCCGTGCACCGGAAGCTGATCCCGGCAAGACCTGGGATATCGGCGCTGACATGGTCATCTCCGCCCTCGGCTTCACGCCCGAGGACCTGCCGGTTCTGTTCGAGTCGCCTGATCTCTCCGTTCATCGCGACGGACGGGTCGAGGTCGACCGCGCCACGCGGATGGCCAGCCTGGACGGTGTCTTCGTCGCCGGAGACCTGCATCGCGGCGCCTCGCTGGTGGTGTGGGCGATCAAGGACGGGCTCGATGCTGCCCGTTCGATTGAATCCTATCTCGACAACCGGATGCGTGTGCTGGGAGCGGCCGAATGA
- the moaB gene encoding molybdenum cofactor biosynthesis protein B, with protein MADPQLGFAVMTISDTRDETSDRTGPWLREQIAAAGHTVVDHAIVPDTVEAIRARIQSWLDDPAIQAIITTGGTGLTGRDVTPEAIRPLLDKEIDGFSVVFHQISFQSVGVSTLQSRALAGIARATYIFAIPGSMGACKDAWNGILRHEFDASHKPCNLVEILPRLGEGG; from the coding sequence ATGGCTGACCCCCAACTCGGCTTTGCCGTGATGACGATATCGGACACACGCGACGAAACGAGCGACCGCACCGGTCCCTGGCTGCGCGAACAGATCGCCGCCGCCGGCCACACCGTCGTCGACCACGCCATCGTGCCGGACACGGTCGAGGCGATCCGCGCGCGCATCCAGAGCTGGCTTGATGATCCGGCGATCCAGGCCATCATCACCACCGGCGGCACCGGCCTGACCGGCCGCGATGTCACGCCGGAGGCCATCCGGCCGCTGCTCGACAAGGAGATCGACGGCTTCTCGGTGGTCTTCCACCAGATTTCCTTTCAGTCGGTCGGCGTCTCAACCCTGCAATCGCGCGCCCTCGCGGGCATCGCCCGAGCGACCTACATCTTTGCCATCCCCGGCTCGATGGGGGCCTGCAAGGACGCCTGGAACGGCATTTTGCGGCACGAGTTCGATGCGTCGCACAAACCCTGCAACCTGGTCGAGATCCTGCCCCGCCTGGGTGAAGGCGGATGA
- a CDS encoding MoaD/ThiS family protein, whose product MQVHIQYMAALRDRFGSGETRLDLPDTIANSEDLIAWLTARHADAAALEAPEIRLIRNDRIVTRPSAIADGDRLAFCPPFTGG is encoded by the coding sequence ATGCAGGTCCATATCCAGTACATGGCCGCCCTGCGTGACCGGTTCGGGTCCGGCGAGACCCGGCTCGACCTGCCCGACACCATTGCCAATAGCGAAGACCTGATTGCCTGGCTCACCGCGCGGCATGCCGACGCCGCCGCGCTTGAAGCGCCGGAAATCCGCCTGATCCGCAATGACCGCATCGTCACCCGCCCCAGCGCCATCGCCGACGGCGACCGGCTCGCCTTCTGCCCGCCCTTCACGGGAGGCTGA
- the moaA gene encoding GTP 3',8-cyclase MoaA, with protein MTPAPTLSSLPAQPVPASPLIDSFGRQIRYLRLSVTDRCDLRCVYCMKAQPEFLPKADLLTLEELEQVAGAFIDRGITKIRITGGEPLVRRDVVTLIERLGRRLGQDGGLDELTLTTNATQLPRFADRLAAAGLRRINVSLDTLDPVRFSRLTRGGKLTDTLAGIEAAAAAGLKVKINAVALKGENEDVLPDLIAWAHGQGHDITLIEVMPVGDVGADRADQFLPLSAVRDRLLQRWTLTPLTETTGGPARYHRIAETGGKLGLITPLTGNFCAGCNRVRLTCTGQLHACLGQDGAVDLRRALREGGLEGLNRAINQAVADKPEAHDFDVRPGAEPSVTRHMAITGG; from the coding sequence ATGACCCCTGCCCCGACGCTCTCCTCGCTGCCGGCCCAGCCCGTTCCGGCCTCGCCGCTGATCGACAGCTTTGGCCGCCAGATCCGATATCTGCGCCTGTCGGTGACCGATCGCTGCGACCTGCGCTGCGTCTATTGCATGAAAGCGCAGCCGGAATTCCTGCCCAAGGCCGATCTGCTGACCCTGGAGGAGCTGGAACAGGTCGCCGGTGCCTTTATCGACCGGGGCATCACCAAGATCCGCATCACCGGTGGCGAACCGCTTGTCCGCCGCGACGTGGTGACGCTGATCGAGCGCCTCGGTCGGCGTCTGGGCCAAGACGGCGGGCTGGACGAGCTCACCCTGACCACCAATGCGACCCAGCTGCCCCGCTTTGCCGACCGGCTCGCGGCGGCCGGCCTGCGCCGGATCAATGTCTCGCTCGACACGCTCGACCCCGTTCGTTTCTCCCGGCTCACCCGCGGCGGCAAGCTGACCGACACGCTGGCCGGGATCGAGGCCGCCGCCGCGGCCGGCCTCAAGGTCAAGATCAATGCCGTCGCCCTGAAGGGCGAGAATGAGGACGTGTTACCCGATCTGATCGCCTGGGCGCACGGTCAGGGGCATGACATCACCCTGATCGAGGTGATGCCTGTCGGCGATGTCGGGGCTGACCGTGCCGACCAGTTCCTGCCGCTCAGTGCCGTCCGCGACCGCCTCCTGCAGCGCTGGACCCTGACCCCGCTGACAGAAACCACCGGCGGCCCGGCCCGCTATCACCGCATCGCGGAGACCGGCGGCAAGCTCGGCCTGATCACGCCGCTGACCGGGAATTTCTGCGCCGGCTGCAACCGCGTCCGCCTGACCTGCACCGGCCAGCTGCACGCCTGCCTGGGACAGGACGGCGCCGTCGACCTGCGCCGCGCCTTGCGCGAGGGGGGTCTCGAGGGGCTTAACCGCGCCATCAACCAGGCCGTTGCCGACAAGCCGGAAGCGCATGATTTTGACGTCCGCCCGGGCGCCGAACCGTCGGTCACGCGCCACATGGCAATCACGGGAGGCTAG
- a CDS encoding molybdenum cofactor biosynthesis protein MoaE, whose amino-acid sequence MPDDIRVSATPLDAAALLGALTGREAGDGAVASFVGQVRAEPELEALELEHYPGVTEQALATLREQAVARWSLGQALIHHRVGRMAIGETIVVVAASAPHRRAALEAVSFLIDRLKTEAPFWKRVHTTRGSHWVEARDSDSAASQYWQDQIAQEDA is encoded by the coding sequence ATGCCGGACGACATCCGCGTCAGTGCCACACCGCTTGATGCCGCCGCCCTGCTGGGCGCGTTGACCGGGCGCGAAGCCGGCGACGGGGCCGTCGCCAGCTTTGTCGGCCAGGTCCGTGCCGAGCCGGAGCTGGAAGCGCTGGAGCTGGAACACTATCCCGGCGTCACCGAGCAGGCGCTTGCAACGCTTCGGGAGCAAGCCGTCGCCCGCTGGTCGCTCGGCCAGGCGCTGATCCATCACCGTGTCGGCCGCATGGCCATCGGCGAGACCATCGTCGTGGTCGCTGCCAGCGCGCCGCACCGGCGGGCCGCACTGGAGGCCGTCAGCTTCCTGATCGACCGGCTGAAGACCGAGGCGCCGTTCTGGAAGCGCGTCCATACGACGCGCGGCAGTCACTGGGTCGAGGCGCGTGACAGCGACAGCGCCGCGTCGCAATACTGGCAGGACCAGATTGCCCAGGAGGACGCGTGA